One stretch of Trichomycterus rosablanca isolate fTriRos1 chromosome 3, fTriRos1.hap1, whole genome shotgun sequence DNA includes these proteins:
- the cpvl gene encoding probable serine carboxypeptidase CPVL: protein MLSRLALLLLLSVFLVSVWSRGCSSFFCRKSLRVSEWDGPEPGAPLFLSPYLEQGRIEEARKLSVVDPLPGANVKSYSGYLTVNKSYNSNLFFWFFPAQVKPESAPVLLWLQGGPGGTSMFGLFVEHGPYFVHRNLTLGYREFPWTSRYSVLYVDNPVGTGWSFTDDDRGYARNQDDVGRDLYSALVQFFQIFSEFQSNDFYATGESYAGKYVPAIGYYIHKNNPSAQVKINFKGVAIGDGLCDPELMLGGYSGFLYETGLVDELQQQYVKQQTDAAVKLIQQQKFIQAFKVFDSLLNGDLDPYPSFFQNATGCTNYFNYMQCQEPEDQEYFGRFVTLPAVRRAIHVGNLTFHDGSEVEKHLLEDVMKSIKPWLGVLMDNYRVLMYSGQLDVIVAAPLTERFLLTVNWTGADQYKQAERFHWKVQPSDTEVAGYIRQVGEFYQVIVRGGGHILPYDQPRRSFDMIDRFLSTTGFTSA from the exons ATGTTGAGCAGGTTGGCGCTTCTCCTCCTCCTGTCTGTGTTTTTGGTGTCGGTGTGGTCCAGGGGCTGCTCCTCGTTCTTCTGTAGGAAATCTCTACGTGTGAGTGAATGGGACGGACCCGAGCCTGGTGCCCCTCTGTTCCTCAGCCCGTATCTGGAACAGGGCAGGATAGAAGAAG CTAGGAAGCTGAGCGTGGTGGATCCGCTCCCCGGTGCCAACGTGAAGAGCTACTCCGGTTATCTCACCGTCAACAAGAGCTACAACAGCAACCTCTTCTTCTGGTTCTTCCCAGCACAA GTGAAGCCAGAATCCGCCCCGGTGCTCCTGTGGCTGCAGGGGGGCCCCGGAGGCACGTCCATGTTCGGTCTCTTCGTGGAGCACGGGCCGTACTTCGTGCATCGGAACCTCACAC TGGGATACAGAGAGTTTCCCTGGACGTCCAGATACTCCGTCCTGTACGTGGATAACCCG GTGGGTACGGGGTGGAGCTTCACCGATGATGACCGCGGCTACGCCAGAAACCAGGATGATGTGGGTCGGGACCTGTACAG CGCGTTGGTTCAGTTTTTCCAGATATTCAGCGAGTTTCAGTCCAACGATTTCTACGCCACAGGAGAG TCCTACGCAGGGAAGTACGTTCCAGCCATCGGTTACTACATCCACAAAAATAATCCATCGGCCCAGGTGAAGATTAACTTTAAGGGCGTGGCTATAGGAGACGGTCTGTGTGATCCGGAGCTG atgtTGGGAGGATACTCGGGGTTCCTGTATGAAACTGGGCTGGTTGATGAGTTACAGCAGCAGTACGTGAAGCAGCAGACAGACGCTGCAGTCAAACTCATCCAGCAGCAGAAATTCATCCAAGCATTTAAG GTTTTCGACAGTTTGCTGAATGGAGATCTGGATCCGTATCCCTCGTTCTTCCAGAACGCTACCGGCTGCACCAACTACTTCAACTACATGCAGTGTCAG GAGCCCGAGGATCAGGAATATTTCGGCAGGTTCGTGACCCTGCCCGCGGTCAGGCGCGCCATCCACGTAGGAAACCTGACCTTCCACGACGGCTCTGAGGTGGAGAAGCACTTACTGGAGGACGTCATGAAGTCCATCAAACCCTGGCTGGGTGTCCTGATGGACAACTACAGG GTGCTGATGTACAGCGGGCAGCTGGACGTGATCGTCGCCGCCCCGCTGACTGAGCGTTTCCTGCTCACCGTTAACTGGACCGGGGCGGACCAGTATAAACAAGCCGAACGTTTTCACTGGAAGGTGCAGCCCAGCGACACAGAGGTGGCGGGATACATCCGCCAAGTGGGAGAGTTCTACCAG GTGATCGTGCGAGGCGGGGGACACATCCTGCCCTACGACCAGCCGAGGAGGTCCTTCGACATGATCGACCGATTTCTGTCCACCACGGGATTCACGTCCGCCTGA